One genomic segment of Chitinibacter sp. FCG-7 includes these proteins:
- a CDS encoding endonuclease/exonuclease/phosphatase family protein, whose protein sequence is MKIISWNCNGGLRNKTYFLDQFDADILVVQECENPVYSTHAFRDWAGQYLWHGDNKNKGVGIFARKGHHIAALDWSSAEYEIRSPSPVQKSLKWQANQLELFLPCLINQELTLIGAWTKQANSPNFCYIGQLWLYLQMQRDKIAARADSLILCGDLNSNPIWDEADRFWNHSDVVAELQALGLQSAYHCLKAEVAGQETDPTFYLHRKESKAYHIDYFFVPERMLPTSKLMLSSVTESLHVSDHRALILDIGSASNETMALSDGL, encoded by the coding sequence ATGAAAATTATCAGCTGGAATTGCAATGGCGGCCTACGCAATAAAACCTATTTTCTTGATCAGTTTGATGCCGATATTTTGGTCGTTCAGGAGTGCGAAAATCCTGTGTACTCAACGCATGCGTTTCGCGACTGGGCTGGGCAATACTTATGGCATGGGGATAATAAGAATAAAGGAGTCGGCATTTTTGCCCGCAAAGGGCATCACATCGCGGCTTTGGATTGGTCGTCCGCCGAGTACGAAATTCGATCTCCATCGCCAGTGCAAAAGTCACTCAAGTGGCAGGCCAATCAATTAGAGTTGTTTTTACCTTGCCTGATTAATCAGGAACTCACTTTGATTGGCGCATGGACTAAACAGGCCAATTCGCCCAATTTTTGCTACATCGGCCAATTGTGGCTTTATTTGCAAATGCAGCGTGACAAAATTGCCGCGCGAGCCGATTCGCTGATTCTGTGTGGCGATCTAAATAGCAATCCGATTTGGGATGAAGCGGATCGTTTTTGGAATCACAGTGATGTCGTGGCTGAATTGCAGGCGCTGGGTTTGCAAAGTGCATACCATTGTTTGAAGGCTGAAGTGGCAGGGCAAGAAACAGATCCGACGTTTTATTTACATCGAAAAGAAAGCAAGGCTTATCACATTGATTATTTTTTTGTACCAGAGAGGATGTTGCCTACGTCGAAGCTAATGTTGTCATCGGTGACTGAAAGTTTGCACGTGAGCGATCATCGAGCGCTGATTTTGGATATTGGCAGCGCGTCGAATGAGACGATGGCGTTATCCGACGGGTTGTGA
- a CDS encoding DUF3592 domain-containing protein encodes MLEAVFSYFTTMIKLTQAGDLQGIAFWAVIYCWVIGWATVLIYWRVRHWPTVWGHLLDCSVRPLGGPEPVLSEQNYMAKVLYRYAVAGHEYQSQRIAPWQISASHNLRGLLHGQLRGITQQSGRVRVYYSPTCPEKSYLVRPGWLSLSIAHLIYILPTWWFVMRFYL; translated from the coding sequence ATGCTGGAAGCAGTATTTTCCTACTTCACCACGATGATCAAGCTAACCCAGGCCGGTGACTTGCAAGGCATTGCTTTTTGGGCGGTGATTTATTGTTGGGTGATTGGCTGGGCGACGGTGCTGATTTACTGGCGGGTGCGGCACTGGCCAACTGTCTGGGGGCATTTGCTCGATTGCTCGGTGCGACCGTTGGGCGGGCCCGAGCCGGTGTTGAGCGAGCAGAATTATATGGCCAAGGTGCTGTATCGCTATGCGGTCGCAGGGCATGAGTATCAAAGCCAACGAATTGCGCCGTGGCAGATCAGTGCCTCGCACAATTTGCGTGGCCTGCTGCATGGGCAATTGCGTGGCATCACGCAGCAGAGTGGTCGGGTGCGAGTGTATTACTCGCCAACCTGTCCTGAAAAAAGTTATCTGGTGCGCCCAGGTTGGCTCAGTTTGAGCATTGCGCATCTGATCTACATATTGCCGACATGGTGGTTCGTGATGCGCTTCTATCTGTGA